From Novosphingobium resinovorum, the proteins below share one genomic window:
- a CDS encoding cytochrome b — MSFPWAKHYTPAHPFMKWMDDRLPIPRLVYNAVGGGYEVPRNLNYFWNFGFLAGLCLVLQIVTGIVMAMHYAANTAVAFDTIEMTVRDVNWGWLMRYAHANGASAFFVVIYIHIFRGFYYGSYKAPREMVWLLGVVIFLLMMATAFMGYVLPWGQMSFWGAKVITGLFGAIPFVGEPLQQWLLGGFAPDNAALNRFFSLHYLLPFVILGVVILHIWALHIPGSSNPTGVEVKSSSDTVPFYPFYVAKDGWAIGVFAILFAIAVFYFPNALGHPDNYIPANPMSTPAHIVPEWYFWPFYAILRAFTQDFFFIPAKLMGVLAMFGAILVWFFLPWLDKSPVRSGGYRPLYRKFFFFGLIPAMLVLFYCGGAAAAEPYVMISQLAALYYFAHFLIIIPVVSAIEKPLPLPFSITESVLGKDDEAVLDVSAAPASAV, encoded by the coding sequence ATGAGCTTTCCCTGGGCAAAGCACTACACCCCCGCGCATCCCTTCATGAAGTGGATGGACGACAGGCTGCCGATCCCGCGCCTCGTCTACAATGCCGTGGGTGGTGGCTACGAGGTTCCGCGCAACCTCAACTATTTCTGGAACTTCGGTTTCCTTGCGGGGCTCTGCCTCGTGCTGCAGATCGTCACCGGCATCGTCATGGCCATGCACTACGCGGCCAATACCGCCGTGGCGTTCGACACCATCGAGATGACCGTGCGCGACGTGAACTGGGGCTGGCTGATGCGCTATGCGCACGCCAATGGCGCCTCGGCCTTCTTCGTCGTCATCTACATCCACATCTTCCGCGGCTTCTACTATGGCTCGTACAAGGCCCCGCGCGAAATGGTGTGGCTGCTGGGCGTGGTGATCTTCCTGCTGATGATGGCCACCGCCTTCATGGGCTACGTGCTTCCCTGGGGCCAGATGAGCTTCTGGGGCGCCAAGGTCATCACCGGTCTGTTCGGCGCGATCCCCTTCGTGGGCGAGCCGTTGCAGCAGTGGCTGCTGGGCGGTTTCGCGCCTGACAACGCCGCGCTCAACCGCTTCTTCTCGCTCCACTACCTGCTGCCCTTCGTGATCCTGGGCGTGGTGATCCTGCACATCTGGGCACTGCACATCCCCGGCTCGTCGAACCCGACCGGCGTGGAAGTGAAGTCCAGCTCGGACACGGTGCCGTTCTACCCCTTCTACGTCGCCAAGGACGGCTGGGCGATCGGCGTCTTCGCGATCCTCTTTGCGATCGCGGTGTTCTACTTCCCCAACGCGCTCGGCCACCCGGACAACTACATTCCGGCGAACCCGATGAGCACGCCCGCGCACATCGTGCCCGAATGGTACTTCTGGCCGTTCTACGCGATCCTCCGCGCCTTCACGCAGGACTTCTTCTTCATCCCGGCCAAGCTGATGGGCGTGCTCGCCATGTTCGGCGCGATCCTGGTGTGGTTCTTCCTGCCCTGGCTCGACAAGTCGCCGGTGCGTTCGGGCGGCTACCGTCCGCTGTACCGCAAGTTCTTCTTCTTCGGCCTGATCCCGGCGATGCTGGTGCTGTTCTACTGCGGCGGCGCCGCGGCGGCGGAGCCCTACGTGATGATCTCGCAGCTGGCGGCGCTCTACTACTTCGCGCACTTCCTCATCATCATCCCGGTGGTCTCGGCGATCGAAAAGCCGCTGCCGCTGCCGTTCTCGATCACCGAATCGGTGCTCGGCAAGGATGACGAGGCCGTACTCGACGTTTCCGCCGCCCCGGCTTCGGCCGTCTGA
- a CDS encoding cytochrome c1 codes for MARILSILVGLFFTVALAWSFGKGAYTQITEPPAATAEHEFHLHPKELHLASDGPFGKFDKQQLQRGFQIYKEVCSACHSLSHVAFRDLAALGYSEGQVKAIAAGFQVPGVDPTTGEANTRPGLPTDYFPKPFANDTAARAANNNAIPPDLSLMTKARHEGGPYVYSLLTGFQAQPAALLKEFPDAKTPDGLHYNPYFANLNLAMAPPLTADGQVEYSPGNPKPTVDQMAKDVSAFLVWTAEPKLEKRNQTGLAVVLFLIFATVLGYMSYRNIWAGKKH; via the coding sequence ATGGCACGCATTCTCTCGATCCTCGTCGGGCTGTTCTTCACGGTCGCGCTGGCGTGGTCGTTCGGCAAGGGCGCCTACACGCAGATCACCGAACCGCCCGCAGCGACTGCCGAGCACGAGTTCCACCTGCACCCCAAGGAACTCCACCTCGCCAGCGACGGCCCCTTCGGCAAGTTCGACAAGCAGCAGCTGCAGCGCGGCTTCCAGATCTACAAGGAAGTCTGCTCGGCCTGCCACTCGCTCAGCCACGTCGCCTTCCGCGACCTGGCGGCGCTGGGCTATTCCGAAGGCCAGGTGAAGGCCATCGCGGCGGGCTTCCAGGTCCCCGGCGTGGACCCCACCACCGGCGAGGCGAACACCCGTCCGGGCCTGCCGACCGACTACTTCCCCAAGCCCTTCGCCAACGACACGGCCGCGCGCGCCGCGAACAACAACGCGATCCCGCCCGACCTCTCGCTGATGACCAAGGCGCGCCACGAAGGCGGCCCCTACGTCTACTCGCTGCTGACCGGCTTCCAGGCCCAGCCCGCCGCGTTGCTCAAGGAGTTCCCGGACGCCAAGACGCCTGACGGCCTGCACTACAACCCGTACTTCGCGAACCTCAACCTCGCGATGGCGCCGCCGCTGACTGCCGACGGCCAGGTGGAATACAGCCCGGGCAACCCGAAGCCGACGGTCGACCAGATGGCGAAGGACGTCTCGGCCTTCCTCGTCTGGACCGCCGAACCGAAGCTGGAGAAGCGCAACCAGACCGGCCTTGCCGTGGTGCTCTTCCTGATCTTCGCGACGGTGCTGGGCTATATGTCCTACCGCAACATCTGGGCGGGCAAGAAGCACTGA
- a CDS encoding adenine phosphoribosyltransferase encodes MTVEDLRQLVRTIPDFPKPGILFRDVTTLIGDGPGFAAAVGHMADRAEAAGAEVIAGIEARGFVFGAAMAARMGLPFVPVRKPGKLPVPVLAIDYALEYGTDTLEVDPGAVPDGARVVVIDDLIATGGTALAAVELLRRAGGEVVHSLFAIDLPDLGGAQRLRDAGVPAEALMAFEGH; translated from the coding sequence GTGACCGTCGAAGACCTCCGCCAGCTGGTGCGCACGATCCCCGACTTCCCCAAGCCCGGAATCCTGTTCCGCGACGTCACCACCCTGATCGGCGACGGCCCCGGCTTCGCAGCGGCGGTGGGGCACATGGCGGACCGTGCCGAAGCGGCCGGGGCCGAGGTGATCGCCGGGATCGAGGCGCGCGGCTTCGTGTTCGGCGCGGCGATGGCGGCGCGCATGGGCCTGCCCTTCGTGCCGGTGCGCAAGCCGGGCAAGCTGCCGGTCCCGGTCCTCGCGATCGACTATGCGCTGGAATACGGCACAGACACGCTGGAGGTCGATCCGGGCGCGGTGCCGGACGGCGCCCGCGTGGTGGTGATCGATGATCTCATCGCCACCGGCGGCACGGCGCTGGCGGCGGTGGAACTGTTACGCCGGGCAGGGGGTGAGGTGGTGCATTCGCTCTTCGCCATCGACCTGCCTGACCTCGGCGGCGCGCAGCGGCTGCGCGATGCAGGCGTTCCGGCCGAGGCGCTGATGGCCTTCGAGGGGCATTGA
- a CDS encoding malonyl-CoA decarboxylase domain-containing protein, which yields MNTPRTRTPAETASARRRNPLDLLMNSGLGKLLRGIGVAPRPASGESLLDLADALLSLRGRASGPALASAFFDLYEASDLAARQEFLGKVHDLHPADAKAIDQAIARWNDKRDEASALALNVASKSPSRRLINQLNLAPQGTQRLIDLREDLLAVPRSASTSGLAALDRDLENAFTAWFNAGFLELRRIGWDSSAQLLERIIRYEAVHQIQGWDDLRRRVEPVDRRCYGFFHPQMQDDPLIFVEVALTQQIPGSIHEIISEERETIAPREANCAIFYSISNCQVGLKGIPFGNHLIKRVVGLLKEELPHLKTFATLSPVPGFAKWLAKEQDADAPVPGAQELRRLAARYLVEAKKSGQPLDPVARFHLGNGARLEAVHANADLSANGQKQAHGVMVNYLYDLADIEANFFALTELGTVVTSKAVQTLLEEPEGGPKKGGKKAKETVAA from the coding sequence ATGAACACGCCCCGGACGCGCACACCCGCCGAAACCGCTTCCGCGCGGCGGCGCAACCCGCTCGACCTGCTGATGAATTCGGGGCTGGGCAAGCTGCTGCGCGGCATCGGCGTCGCCCCCCGGCCAGCGAGCGGGGAGAGCCTGCTCGACCTTGCCGATGCCCTGCTTTCACTGCGCGGGCGCGCTTCCGGCCCGGCGCTCGCCTCGGCGTTCTTCGATCTCTACGAAGCGAGCGACCTTGCCGCGCGGCAGGAATTTCTCGGCAAGGTGCACGATCTCCACCCGGCCGACGCCAAGGCCATCGACCAGGCCATCGCCAGATGGAACGACAAGCGGGACGAGGCTTCCGCCCTCGCCCTCAACGTCGCCAGCAAGTCGCCCAGCCGGCGGCTGATCAACCAGCTCAACCTGGCGCCGCAGGGCACCCAGCGCCTGATCGACTTGCGCGAAGATTTGCTGGCGGTGCCGCGCTCGGCCTCCACCTCGGGCCTGGCCGCGCTCGACCGTGATCTGGAGAACGCCTTCACGGCCTGGTTCAATGCCGGATTTCTCGAACTGCGGCGGATCGGCTGGGACAGCTCCGCGCAACTGCTGGAGCGCATCATCCGCTACGAGGCGGTCCACCAGATCCAGGGCTGGGACGACCTTCGCCGCCGGGTCGAGCCGGTCGACCGGCGCTGCTACGGCTTCTTTCACCCGCAGATGCAGGACGATCCGCTGATCTTCGTCGAAGTCGCGCTGACGCAGCAGATTCCCGGCTCCATCCACGAGATCATCTCCGAGGAGCGTGAGACGATCGCCCCGCGCGAGGCGAACTGCGCGATCTTCTATTCGATCAGCAACTGCCAGGTCGGGCTGAAGGGCATTCCCTTCGGCAACCACCTGATCAAGCGTGTTGTGGGCCTGCTCAAGGAGGAACTGCCGCACCTCAAGACGTTCGCCACGCTCTCGCCGGTGCCGGGCTTTGCCAAGTGGTTGGCGAAGGAGCAGGACGCCGATGCTCCGGTCCCCGGTGCGCAGGAATTGCGGCGGCTGGCGGCGCGCTATCTGGTCGAGGCGAAGAAGAGCGGGCAGCCGCTCGATCCGGTGGCGCGATTCCACCTCGGCAACGGCGCACGGCTTGAGGCGGTGCATGCCAATGCGGACCTCTCCGCCAATGGGCAGAAGCAGGCGCACGGCGTCATGGTGAACTACCTCTACGATCTTGCAGACATCGAGGCGAACTTCTTTGCGCTGACCGAACTGGGCACCGTCGTCACCTCGAAGGCGGTGCAAACGCTTCTGGAGGAGCCGGAAGGCGGGCCGAAGAAGGGTGGGAAGAAGGCCAAGGAGACCGTGGCGGCCTGA
- a CDS encoding acyltransferase family protein gives MTQLRQIEKSNFIKFRPDIEGMRAIAVLSVLLFHMGFSAIPGGFVGVDIFFVISGFLITQDIYNRSVTEKFNLMEFYLRRVRRIFPSLIAVLIASTVAAVFILLPSELENFSKSALSASISLSNIYFFKKNDYFSPSAEEMPLLHTWSLGVEEQFYIFWPMVIVLSLKFFGRHGVKAVLSAVIIISLICSELLLKSNPSFSFYMLPARAWELAIGGLLGLSGNLGLQIKKSVAGVLVSAGILIVGYSIFFFEKTTPFPGLHALIPCIGAALIIFGGQFENLVSSFLCNVVMKYIGRISYPLYLVHWPIIVFWGLASTTEVSMAVKLVQIAVMFGAAHVLYAGVEPIFRRISATRARMKVWAPMAVAPVIAMGLVCASMLFTNGLQGRHPMPAWVSQAAAESSSFQRDPCLMRGAELSTSAQCVIGDPTRQPTLVLWGDSHATQLIPAFRESLIGK, from the coding sequence ATGACGCAGTTGAGACAAATCGAGAAATCCAACTTCATCAAGTTCCGGCCGGACATAGAAGGCATGCGCGCGATTGCGGTCTTGAGTGTGCTGCTTTTTCACATGGGCTTTTCCGCGATTCCGGGCGGGTTTGTTGGCGTAGATATTTTCTTTGTCATTTCCGGATTTTTGATAACCCAGGATATATACAACAGAAGTGTGACGGAAAAATTTAATTTAATGGAATTTTATTTACGGCGGGTGAGGCGAATATTTCCGTCTTTAATTGCTGTACTTATCGCATCGACCGTTGCGGCTGTTTTTATATTACTGCCGTCAGAGTTGGAAAATTTTTCTAAAAGTGCCCTGTCGGCGTCCATTTCCCTGTCAAATATTTATTTCTTTAAGAAAAATGACTATTTCAGCCCATCTGCGGAAGAGATGCCGCTGTTACACACATGGTCCCTGGGGGTTGAAGAGCAATTCTATATCTTCTGGCCGATGGTGATCGTTTTGTCGCTGAAGTTTTTCGGCAGGCATGGGGTCAAGGCTGTATTATCGGCCGTAATCATCATCAGTCTTATTTGTTCAGAGCTTCTTCTGAAGAGCAATCCCAGTTTCTCCTTCTACATGCTGCCCGCTCGTGCATGGGAGTTGGCGATCGGAGGCCTTCTTGGCCTTTCCGGCAATCTAGGTTTGCAAATTAAAAAGAGCGTAGCTGGCGTACTTGTATCCGCCGGAATATTGATTGTTGGCTATTCCATTTTCTTTTTTGAAAAGACCACGCCATTCCCGGGTTTGCATGCCCTGATCCCCTGCATTGGCGCGGCATTGATCATTTTCGGCGGGCAATTCGAAAACCTGGTTTCTTCATTTCTATGCAACGTCGTCATGAAATATATCGGGAGGATTTCTTATCCTCTTTACCTTGTTCACTGGCCCATCATCGTATTCTGGGGACTTGCCTCGACAACTGAAGTGTCGATGGCTGTGAAACTCGTCCAGATCGCCGTCATGTTTGGCGCCGCGCATGTGCTGTATGCGGGGGTGGAGCCTATTTTCCGCCGCATCTCGGCAACGCGCGCGCGCATGAAGGTGTGGGCACCGATGGCAGTGGCGCCGGTAATTGCGATGGGCCTGGTTTGCGCGTCGATGCTGTTCACCAATGGCTTGCAGGGGCGGCACCCGATGCCGGCCTGGGTGAGTCAGGCCGCAGCCGAGTCCAGTTCATTCCAGCGCGATCCTTGCCTCATGCGCGGCGCGGAACTTTCGACTTCTGCGCAATGCGTGATCGGCGATCCCACCCGGCAGCCCACTTTGGTGCTTTGGGGCGATTCTCATGCCACGCAGTTGATCCCGGCGTTTCGTGAGAGCCTGATCGGAAAATAA
- a CDS encoding IS5 family transposase, translating into MWTDTTRALHARRGLALPSDLTDAEWALLEPLLPPASRVGRPRKWPLRRIVEAILYLLRGGLPWRMLPPCFPPVSSVRHWFYLWRDNGLWLTINHTLLMMAREADGREASPSAGVIDSQSVKTTESGGLCGYDAAKKIKGRKRHILTDTDGNLVHAVVHAADIQDRDGAPLVLGEIVRRFPWLRHVFADGGYAGNKLREALRRIGKWTVEIIKRSDTAKGFEVLPRRWVVERTLAWLSRNRRLAKDFEETIASATAWLFIASIQLYARRIARP; encoded by the coding sequence ATGTGGACCGATACCACTCGCGCCCTTCATGCGCGAAGAGGGCTAGCTTTGCCAAGCGATTTGACGGATGCCGAGTGGGCGCTGCTGGAGCCATTGCTTCCACCTGCGTCTCGTGTCGGACGGCCCCGCAAATGGCCATTACGACGCATCGTCGAGGCAATTCTGTACCTACTGCGCGGAGGCCTGCCATGGCGGATGCTGCCGCCTTGCTTTCCGCCGGTGTCGAGCGTGCGGCATTGGTTCTACTTGTGGCGAGACAACGGGCTGTGGCTGACGATAAACCACACCTTGTTGATGATGGCCCGAGAAGCTGATGGGCGAGAGGCTTCTCCCAGCGCTGGCGTGATCGACAGCCAGTCGGTCAAGACGACCGAAAGCGGTGGCCTGTGCGGTTACGATGCAGCGAAGAAGATCAAAGGACGCAAACGGCACATCCTGACCGACACCGATGGAAATCTTGTCCATGCCGTTGTGCACGCCGCCGACATTCAGGACCGGGACGGGGCACCGCTGGTCCTTGGAGAAATCGTCAGGCGCTTCCCCTGGCTGCGTCACGTGTTTGCAGACGGCGGCTATGCCGGAAACAAGCTCAGGGAGGCCCTGCGCCGGATCGGAAAGTGGACCGTCGAAATCATCAAACGGTCCGATACTGCCAAGGGCTTCGAGGTCTTGCCGCGACGATGGGTCGTCGAAAGAACGCTCGCATGGCTGAGCCGCAACCGGCGTCTGGCAAAGGACTTCGAGGAAACCATCGCGTCCGCCACAGCTTGGCTCTTTATCGCATCCATCCAGCTATATGCTCGCCGCATCGCAAGGCCCTGA
- a CDS encoding transposase: MLDQNKAVIGDPVPQILRQWLQAWRPCFTAPSWEHVLVLVMGGVLATGKRTVTSCLRVTGRGDAANFATYHQILNRARWSSRAVARRLLGIVVERLVPDGPVVIGMDDTIERRWGRRITARGIYRDPVRSSHGHFVKASGLRWLSFMVLTPVSWTRLIKALPVLTLLAPSERSNRQRGCRHKLLTDWARQGALQLSRWLPGRRIIFIGDSSFAVHELAHAIVRRATLISRLRLDANLFAQPAGRTARTMGRPAQKGRALPKLKTLLANPATRWTSILVSAWYGHAGGKTLEITSDIALWYRPGTPVLPVRWVLVRDPDGKRDPQAFFSTDITLEPAEMIALYVRRWQIEVTFAETRAHLGVETQRQWTDKAIARTTPALLGLYSLISLWACDLLTIKSTPYSAAWYRKTNLTFSDAIGAVRLQLWVGDINQHSPPHPEPNYIPTTRLKRMAQALCFAT; this comes from the coding sequence ATGTTGGACCAGAACAAGGCCGTGATCGGCGATCCCGTCCCCCAGATCCTGCGCCAATGGCTGCAGGCATGGCGTCCCTGCTTTACGGCTCCCAGTTGGGAGCATGTACTTGTTCTTGTGATGGGGGGCGTGCTGGCCACGGGCAAACGGACCGTCACGTCTTGCCTGCGCGTGACCGGCCGGGGCGATGCTGCCAACTTTGCAACCTATCACCAGATCCTCAACCGCGCCCGCTGGAGCTCCCGTGCCGTTGCCAGGCGTTTACTGGGCATTGTGGTCGAACGGCTCGTGCCCGATGGTCCTGTGGTCATCGGTATGGACGACACCATTGAGCGGCGATGGGGGCGCCGGATCACCGCACGGGGTATCTACCGCGACCCGGTCCGCTCCAGTCACGGCCATTTCGTCAAAGCTAGCGGACTGCGCTGGCTCAGTTTTATGGTGCTCACCCCGGTGTCATGGACCCGCCTGATCAAAGCGCTGCCAGTCTTGACGTTGCTCGCTCCTTCGGAACGATCGAACCGTCAACGCGGCTGTCGTCATAAATTGCTGACGGACTGGGCGCGGCAGGGCGCGCTACAGCTGTCTCGCTGGCTGCCGGGTCGGCGGATCATCTTCATTGGCGACAGCAGCTTTGCTGTCCACGAACTGGCACATGCAATTGTCCGCCGGGCCACACTCATCAGCCGACTGCGGCTCGATGCCAACTTGTTTGCACAGCCTGCGGGGCGAACGGCACGCACGATGGGGCGCCCCGCACAGAAAGGGCGAGCATTACCAAAACTCAAGACCCTGCTCGCCAACCCGGCGACACGCTGGACCAGCATTCTCGTCTCTGCCTGGTATGGCCATGCGGGCGGCAAGACGCTCGAGATCACATCTGACATCGCCCTATGGTACAGGCCCGGCACCCCGGTCTTGCCGGTCCGCTGGGTCCTGGTTCGCGATCCTGACGGAAAGCGCGACCCGCAGGCCTTCTTCAGTACCGACATCACCCTCGAGCCCGCCGAGATGATCGCCCTCTACGTCCGCCGATGGCAGATCGAGGTCACCTTTGCAGAAACCCGCGCTCACCTTGGTGTCGAAACACAGCGCCAGTGGACCGACAAAGCCATAGCGCGAACCACGCCGGCGCTGCTGGGTCTCTACAGCCTAATATCGCTATGGGCCTGCGATCTGTTGACCATTAAAAGCACCCCTTATTCCGCCGCCTGGTATCGAAAAACCAACCTGACATTCAGTGACGCCATCGGAGCTGTCCGTCTCCAACTCTGGGTCGGCGACATTAATCAACACTCCCCGCCGCACCCAGAACCGAACTATATTCCCACAACCCGCCTAAAACGTATGGCTCAGGCACTATGCTTCGCTACCTGA
- a CDS encoding SGNH hydrolase domain-containing protein, whose product MLRYLIVQSRAEIADANGYAGLIITKAGCAPIPDTTMLPNSEMRRDCRQFNSEAIERVAAIPKLKGLIVAGNWRTYLSGGGLLTDGDEVASPDGTQRIMADRFSRMREQLPPGGYKLILMGIAPTGENKAFSCASRAAYRNMDFRNCSSDLYSDTLFYQKDLEGLVDKNSKIDLVDYLPVMCPDQKYCAVYNGRNANFLDDSHISAHAAKSVVSTIEHLL is encoded by the coding sequence ATGCTTCGCTACCTGATCGTACAAAGTCGAGCTGAGATCGCGGATGCCAATGGCTATGCTGGCCTGATCATAACCAAGGCGGGGTGTGCGCCCATCCCCGATACGACGATGTTGCCGAATTCGGAGATGCGCCGCGATTGCCGGCAGTTCAACAGCGAGGCAATCGAACGGGTTGCGGCCATACCAAAGTTGAAGGGGCTTATCGTCGCAGGAAACTGGAGGACTTACCTTTCAGGCGGTGGACTGCTGACGGATGGTGATGAAGTCGCAAGTCCGGATGGCACCCAGCGCATCATGGCTGATCGATTTTCAAGAATGCGAGAGCAACTGCCGCCCGGCGGATATAAACTGATCCTGATGGGTATCGCTCCAACCGGCGAAAATAAAGCGTTTTCCTGTGCAAGCAGGGCTGCCTACCGCAATATGGATTTCAGGAATTGCAGCTCCGATCTTTATTCAGATACGCTGTTCTATCAGAAAGATCTTGAAGGGTTGGTGGATAAGAACTCCAAGATCGATCTTGTCGATTATCTTCCGGTAATGTGCCCTGATCAAAAGTATTGTGCGGTTTATAACGGACGAAATGCAAACTTTCTGGATGACAGCCATATTTCTGCGCATGCCGCAAAAAGTGTGGTTTCAACCATAGAACATCTTCTGTGA